Proteins encoded in a region of the Herpetosiphonaceae bacterium genome:
- a CDS encoding AAA family ATPase produces the protein MYESFFRLKEKPFSLLPDPDFLFMSSKHSLALSILEYSLAGQAGFCAITGDIGSGKTTLIRTLLRRIGRDVTLGLISNTHSGLTDITAWALAAFGRSTTAQSDAEIYQELMHFLIGEYGAGRRCILIVDEAQNLTVEALEELRLISNINADKDLLLQIILVGQPELLVKLKSPELAQFAQRISISYHLTPLNYADTRRYIRHRLQIAGADRPIFSDTAIGAVQYFSGGVPRVVNAICDMAMVYGLADNKTEIDVDVVLRVIADRQASGVSPFARDGKADDPAVMAEITSMVREAMELRAVPDEG, from the coding sequence ATGTACGAATCCTTCTTCAGGCTGAAAGAAAAACCGTTCTCGCTGCTGCCGGACCCCGATTTCCTGTTCATGAGCAGCAAGCACTCGCTTGCGCTCAGCATCCTCGAATACAGCCTCGCCGGACAGGCGGGCTTCTGCGCCATCACGGGCGATATCGGCTCGGGCAAGACCACGCTGATCCGCACCCTGCTGCGGCGCATCGGCCGCGACGTCACGCTCGGCCTCATCTCCAACACCCATAGCGGGCTCACCGACATCACCGCCTGGGCACTGGCGGCGTTCGGGCGCAGCACCACGGCGCAAAGCGATGCCGAGATCTATCAGGAGCTGATGCATTTCCTGATCGGCGAGTACGGCGCAGGGCGCCGCTGCATCCTCATCGTCGACGAGGCGCAGAACCTGACGGTCGAGGCCCTGGAGGAGCTGCGGCTGATCTCCAACATCAACGCCGACAAGGACCTGCTGCTACAGATCATCCTGGTTGGGCAGCCGGAACTGCTGGTCAAGCTGAAGAGCCCGGAGCTGGCGCAGTTCGCCCAACGCATCAGCATCTCGTATCACCTGACGCCGCTGAATTACGCCGACACCCGGCGCTATATCCGGCACCGTTTGCAGATCGCAGGTGCTGACCGGCCGATCTTCAGCGACACCGCGATCGGCGCGGTGCAGTATTTCTCCGGCGGTGTGCCGCGCGTGGTCAACGCGATCTGCGACATGGCGATGGTGTACGGGCTCGCCGATAACAAGACCGAGATCGACGTCGATGTCGTGTTGCGCGTGATCGCAGACCGGCAGGCGAGTGGCGTGTCGCCGTTCGCCCGCGACGGTAAGGCCGACGATCCGGCGGTGATGGCCGAGATCACCAGCATGGTGCGTGAGGCGATGGAATTGCGCGCCGTGCCCGACGAGGG